In Geopsychrobacter electrodiphilus DSM 16401, a single window of DNA contains:
- the cbiE gene encoding precorrin-6y C5,15-methyltransferase (decarboxylating) subunit CbiE has protein sequence MKSIHVIGAGIDGQEAFGNQALERIREADLLCGGERLLALFPDFRGEKLLIDRNLGDLVEKLQRHQGHSVVLASGDPLFFGIGRYLLRNLPDSLLEFLPNVTSVQYAFAKIREPWDDAVFLSVHGRGLQKAIDRIMANDKSAILTDEVNTPAAIAKALLERGRSGYRAYLCEDLGTPRERIRISNIIDLAKTEAAPLNVLLLIREFDDEDQAYVPTLGIPDDEFFTVKKLITKEEVRVVTLAKLKLRHDMCLWDVGAGSGSISIEADHLLPNGRIFAIERNEECRRYIKQNLQKFNTRNVQLVEGDAPQCLENLPDPDRVFIGGSGGHLWDILKLVDQRLASGGRIVLNAITLDTLTSASEFFGNAGYELEVVTVNISRTRPLTSYKMFEAYNPVYILTAVKD, from the coding sequence ATGAAAAGTATCCATGTGATCGGAGCCGGGATCGACGGCCAGGAAGCCTTCGGCAATCAGGCCCTCGAACGGATCCGCGAAGCCGATCTGCTCTGCGGCGGCGAACGGCTGCTGGCGCTCTTCCCTGATTTCCGCGGTGAAAAACTGCTGATCGATCGGAACCTGGGTGATCTGGTTGAGAAGCTCCAGCGTCATCAGGGGCATAGCGTGGTGCTGGCCTCGGGCGATCCGCTCTTCTTCGGTATCGGACGCTACCTGTTGCGCAACCTGCCCGACAGCCTGCTTGAATTCCTGCCGAATGTCACCTCGGTGCAATACGCCTTTGCCAAAATTCGTGAACCCTGGGATGACGCGGTCTTTCTTTCGGTCCATGGACGCGGGCTGCAGAAGGCGATTGACCGGATTATGGCCAACGATAAATCCGCGATTCTGACCGATGAGGTCAATACCCCGGCGGCAATCGCCAAGGCGTTGCTCGAACGCGGACGCAGTGGCTATCGCGCCTATCTGTGCGAAGATCTGGGGACCCCCAGGGAGCGCATTCGCATCAGCAATATTATTGATCTGGCCAAAACCGAGGCCGCCCCCTTGAATGTCCTGCTCCTGATCCGCGAATTCGATGATGAAGACCAGGCCTATGTGCCGACCCTCGGGATTCCGGACGATGAGTTTTTTACGGTCAAGAAGCTGATCACCAAGGAAGAGGTGCGCGTCGTCACCCTGGCTAAGCTGAAGCTACGTCACGATATGTGCTTGTGGGACGTCGGCGCCGGTTCGGGGTCGATCTCGATTGAGGCCGATCATCTGCTGCCTAACGGGCGGATCTTCGCCATCGAGCGCAATGAAGAGTGCCGCAGGTATATCAAGCAGAATCTGCAAAAGTTCAACACCCGCAATGTCCAGCTAGTCGAAGGGGATGCGCCCCAGTGTCTTGAGAATCTGCCCGATCCTGACCGGGTCTTCATCGGTGGTTCGGGCGGGCATCTGTGGGATATCCTGAAGCTTGTTGATCAGCGTCTGGCGAGCGGCGGGCGGATCGTGCTGAACGCGATAACCCTCGATACCCTGACCTCGGCCAGCGAATTCTTCGGTAACGCGGGCTACGAACTTGAGGTGGTGACGGTCAATATCTCCCGCACCCGTCCGCTGACCAGCTACAAGATGTTCGAGGCTTACAACCCGGTCTATATTCTGACGGCGGTGAAAGACTGA
- the cbiD gene encoding cobalt-precorrin-5B (C(1))-methyltransferase CbiD: MMKKVLRSGFTTGTCAAAATLGAAQLMRDGVSPTEVLVAMPAGDRVRFVLHSCQFDEDAALATVIKDAGDDPDVTHGVEIGTRLSRIPGEILEFVAGVGVGTITKPGLALPVGEPAINPVPRQMITTALREVFPVGGFRVEIFIPEGEVRALQTMNARLGIKGGLSILGTTGIVRPISHQAWTDTLEVALDVGLASATTELVLSTGRSSETAARIYLPQLPDEAFVMMGDHIGYCLDACARKQVPRLVLAGQFAKLIKIACGHPQTHVRNSSLDLDQVRHWSTEIDLDPADRSQLELAHTARDIFVSFGAESALIDRVAAEALRHCRKILPDTALQLLLVDYQGTVVRKFA, translated from the coding sequence TTGATGAAGAAGGTCCTGCGCAGCGGTTTTACCACCGGCACCTGCGCCGCCGCCGCGACCCTGGGCGCGGCTCAACTGATGCGCGATGGCGTTTCGCCCACCGAGGTCCTGGTGGCGATGCCAGCTGGGGATCGGGTGCGTTTTGTGCTGCACAGCTGTCAATTTGATGAAGATGCCGCGCTAGCTACTGTGATCAAGGATGCCGGTGATGATCCCGATGTGACTCACGGGGTTGAGATCGGCACGCGCCTGAGTCGCATCCCGGGAGAAATCCTCGAATTTGTCGCCGGGGTCGGGGTCGGCACTATCACCAAGCCGGGGCTGGCTCTGCCGGTTGGTGAGCCGGCGATCAATCCGGTGCCGCGTCAGATGATCACAACTGCGCTGCGTGAAGTCTTCCCGGTCGGTGGCTTCCGCGTTGAAATTTTCATCCCCGAAGGAGAAGTTCGCGCGCTTCAGACCATGAACGCACGGCTCGGCATTAAGGGTGGGCTATCGATCCTCGGCACCACCGGCATCGTACGTCCGATCAGCCATCAGGCCTGGACCGACACGCTGGAGGTGGCACTGGATGTCGGGCTGGCCAGCGCGACGACTGAACTGGTCCTGAGCACCGGACGCAGCAGCGAAACGGCGGCGCGCATTTATCTACCGCAGCTGCCGGACGAAGCCTTTGTTATGATGGGGGATCATATCGGTTATTGCCTGGACGCCTGCGCTCGCAAGCAGGTGCCGCGCCTGGTGCTGGCCGGACAGTTCGCCAAGTTGATTAAAATCGCCTGCGGTCACCCGCAAACCCATGTGCGGAACTCCAGTCTCGATCTGGATCAGGTGCGGCACTGGTCGACCGAGATCGACCTTGACCCTGCCGACAGATCACAGCTAGAGTTGGCCCACACTGCCCGCGATATTTTTGTCAGCTTCGGCGCCGAATCGGCACTGATCGACAGGGTGGCGGCCGAAGCGCTGCGTCATTGTCGCAAGATTCTTCCCGACACCGCTCTGCAGCTCCTGCTGGTCGATTATCAGGGGACGGTGGTGCGTAAATTTGCTTAA
- a CDS encoding precorrin-8X methylmutase, whose translation MAGTGPTIVKPEAIETESFRIIDAEVGSHQFDEQQWPLVRRVIHTTADFSFVDSTEFSFLAVVRGIDALRGGAKILCDTNMVLSGINKTLLAKLGGSAVCHVADSDVATAAKAKGVTRSIMALRKGVEEGCNLFLIGNAPTALFELLRLAEGGAVDPALVVGVPVGFVGAAESKEALCRSELPYICCRGRKGGSAIAATILNALMLQAAD comes from the coding sequence ATGGCTGGTACAGGCCCGACGATTGTCAAACCCGAAGCGATCGAGACTGAAAGTTTCCGCATTATCGATGCCGAGGTCGGTTCGCATCAATTCGATGAACAGCAGTGGCCCCTGGTGCGGCGTGTTATTCACACCACCGCTGATTTCTCCTTTGTCGATTCGACCGAGTTTTCGTTTCTGGCGGTTGTGCGTGGCATTGATGCCCTGCGTGGCGGGGCGAAGATCCTGTGCGACACCAACATGGTGCTTTCAGGGATCAATAAGACCCTGTTGGCCAAACTGGGTGGAAGCGCGGTCTGTCATGTGGCAGACAGCGATGTCGCTACGGCTGCGAAGGCAAAGGGCGTCACGCGCTCAATCATGGCGCTGCGCAAAGGGGTCGAAGAGGGATGCAATCTCTTTCTGATCGGCAATGCGCCAACGGCGCTGTTTGAGCTCCTGCGCCTGGCTGAGGGGGGAGCGGTCGACCCGGCGCTGGTGGTTGGGGTGCCGGTCGGCTTTGTCGGCGCGGCCGAGTCGAAAGAGGCACTCTGTCGCAGTGAACTCCCTTATATCTGTTGTCGCGGGCGCAAGGGCGGCTCGGCGATTGCGGCGACCATTCTGAATGCGCTCATGCTGCAGGCCGCTGATTGA
- the thiC gene encoding phosphomethylpyrimidine synthase ThiC, producing the protein MATQIEFARQGVVTPQMAAVANNECLTEEFVRQMVAEGKVVIPNNLKRNPLSAGIGKGMRTKVNASIGTSSDIVDYDAEIRKALAAQAAGADTLMELSVGGDLDRVRREVIAAVDLPVGNVPLYQAFCEAARKYGDPNKLDPEMLFDIIEQQCADGLAFMAIHCGINLYTIERLRKQGYRYGGLVSKGGVSMVAWMMKNGRENPLYAQFDRVCAILKKYDVVLSLGNGLRAGAIHDSHDRAMVQELLINCELAELGHEMGCQMLVEGPGHMPLDEIETNIRLQKRMSGGAPYYMLGPISSDVAPGYDHITAAIGAAQSSRYGADLICYITPAEHLALPNEKDVIDGVKAAKIAAYIGDMNKYPERGRERDKEMSKARRDLKWEKQFELALFPEDARAIRASRTPEDEDTCTMCGDFCASRGAGELFKQDLRGDKV; encoded by the coding sequence GTGGCAACCCAGATTGAATTCGCCCGGCAGGGTGTTGTGACACCGCAGATGGCGGCCGTAGCCAACAATGAATGCTTGACTGAAGAGTTCGTACGCCAGATGGTCGCCGAGGGGAAGGTGGTTATCCCCAACAACCTTAAGCGCAATCCGCTCTCGGCCGGAATCGGGAAGGGGATGCGCACCAAGGTCAACGCCTCCATCGGCACCAGCAGTGATATCGTCGATTACGACGCCGAAATCCGCAAGGCCCTGGCCGCTCAGGCCGCTGGCGCGGATACCCTGATGGAGCTTTCGGTGGGTGGTGACCTCGATCGGGTGCGCCGCGAAGTGATCGCCGCCGTCGATCTACCGGTCGGCAACGTACCGCTCTATCAGGCCTTCTGCGAGGCGGCACGCAAATATGGTGATCCGAACAAGCTCGACCCGGAGATGCTCTTCGATATTATTGAACAGCAGTGCGCCGATGGACTGGCCTTCATGGCGATTCATTGTGGTATCAACCTCTACACCATTGAACGGCTGCGCAAGCAGGGTTATCGTTATGGAGGTCTGGTCAGCAAGGGCGGGGTCTCGATGGTGGCCTGGATGATGAAGAACGGCCGCGAGAATCCACTCTACGCACAATTCGACCGGGTCTGCGCTATCCTCAAGAAGTATGATGTGGTGCTCTCCCTCGGCAACGGTCTGCGCGCCGGGGCGATTCACGACAGTCATGACCGCGCCATGGTTCAGGAGCTTTTGATCAACTGTGAATTGGCCGAACTCGGGCATGAGATGGGTTGTCAGATGCTGGTTGAAGGCCCGGGACATATGCCGCTGGACGAGATTGAGACCAACATCCGCCTGCAGAAACGGATGAGCGGCGGTGCCCCTTACTATATGCTCGGCCCGATCTCGAGCGACGTCGCTCCCGGCTACGATCACATCACCGCTGCCATCGGTGCCGCGCAGTCGAGCCGTTACGGTGCCGACCTGATCTGTTATATTACTCCTGCCGAGCATCTGGCCCTGCCCAACGAAAAGGATGTGATCGACGGGGTCAAGGCGGCCAAGATCGCGGCCTATATCGGCGACATGAACAAGTACCCGGAACGCGGCCGCGAGCGTGATAAAGAGATGAGCAAGGCGCGGCGCGACCTCAAGTGGGAGAAACAGTTTGAACTGGCGCTCTTCCCCGAAGACGCCCGTGCCATCCGCGCCAGTCGCACCCCCGAGGATGAGGATACCTGCACCATGTGTGGCGATTTCTGCGCCTCACGCGGCGCGGGCGAACTGTTCAAGCAGGACCTGCGCGGGGATAAGGTTTAA
- a CDS encoding cobyrinate a,c-diamide synthase, translating into MSGLQPIIVAAPASGSGKTTLTLGLLAALKRRGLVVAPFKVGPDFIDPSHHAAASGRVSRNLDGWMCGEQAVRATYVRGCAGADVALIEGVMGLFDGASGESDEGSTAEVAGWLNGRILLVVDARSQARSAAALVKGFVDFDPRLQFAGVIFNRVGSSRHAELLKAALASVPGLPPLLGCLPRKAEANLPERHLGLVTAGEQAVDYAVLADLVEAHLDLDALLVGLQPHPVQHPQPLSLREKMDRGRVRGTQPIIAVARDAAFCFCYPENLEALEAVGAGLIFFSPLIEPLPKGIYGLYLPGGYPELYLEQLAANTELIAQLRSAADAGLPIYAECGGMLLLCAGLNDQPMCGIFPARSRLLEERKALGYREVCFSSDTPLGPAGTIARGHEFHYSEVEMPDSVGRSYRLSRKGGTDLGSEGFSYKNVLASYVHLHFGSNPQLAENFVNFCECIKEEVPRGNPD; encoded by the coding sequence GTGAGCGGGCTTCAACCTATAATCGTCGCTGCTCCGGCGAGCGGGAGCGGCAAGACGACCCTGACCCTCGGCCTGCTCGCGGCGCTGAAACGCCGCGGGTTAGTGGTCGCACCCTTCAAGGTCGGGCCTGATTTTATCGATCCCAGCCATCATGCCGCAGCCAGCGGCAGGGTCAGCCGCAACCTTGATGGCTGGATGTGTGGCGAGCAGGCGGTACGCGCGACCTATGTCAGGGGCTGTGCCGGCGCCGATGTCGCGCTCATCGAAGGGGTCATGGGCCTGTTTGATGGGGCCTCAGGGGAATCCGATGAGGGCTCGACTGCAGAAGTCGCGGGCTGGCTGAACGGTCGAATTTTATTAGTGGTCGACGCGCGTTCGCAGGCGCGCAGCGCCGCGGCGCTGGTGAAGGGTTTTGTCGACTTCGATCCGCGGCTGCAGTTTGCCGGGGTGATCTTCAATCGCGTCGGTTCGAGCCGCCATGCGGAGTTGCTGAAGGCCGCGCTGGCATCTGTCCCCGGCCTGCCACCACTGCTCGGCTGCTTGCCACGTAAAGCAGAAGCGAATCTGCCCGAGCGTCATCTGGGGCTGGTTACCGCCGGAGAGCAGGCCGTCGACTATGCCGTATTGGCGGATCTTGTGGAAGCGCATCTTGATCTGGATGCTCTGCTGGTTGGGCTGCAACCTCATCCCGTCCAACACCCCCAGCCCCTCTCTCTGAGGGAGAAGATGGACAGAGGCCGGGTGAGGGGGACTCAACCCATAATTGCCGTGGCGCGTGACGCGGCATTCTGTTTCTGCTACCCGGAAAACCTGGAAGCCCTCGAAGCGGTCGGCGCCGGGCTCATTTTCTTTTCGCCACTGATCGAGCCCTTACCGAAGGGGATTTATGGACTTTATTTGCCCGGTGGGTATCCCGAGCTTTATCTCGAGCAGCTGGCGGCGAATACTGAACTGATCGCACAACTGCGCAGTGCCGCCGATGCGGGTCTGCCAATCTACGCCGAGTGCGGAGGCATGCTGCTCTTGTGTGCGGGGTTGAATGATCAGCCCATGTGCGGCATTTTCCCGGCGCGGTCGCGCCTGTTGGAAGAGCGCAAAGCCCTCGGCTACCGCGAAGTCTGTTTCAGTAGTGACACCCCCCTCGGACCGGCCGGCACCATCGCTCGTGGGCATGAGTTCCATTATTCGGAAGTCGAGATGCCCGATTCGGTCGGGCGCAGTTATCGTCTCAGTCGCAAGGGCGGGACCGATTTAGGCAGTGAAGGGTTCAGTTACAAAAATGTGCTTGCCAGCTATGTGCATCTGCATTTCGGCAGCAACCCGCAACTGGCAGAAAATTTCGTGAATTTTTGTGAATGCATCAAGGAGGAAGTACCGCGTGGCAACCCAGATTGA
- the cobC gene encoding alpha-ribazole phosphatase has product MLKMRLHLMRHGQVVGFEARRYNGQADVPLTALGIGQTHGYAARVMSVPLTAVYSSDLCRSAFGANLIGTQHHLNPVQDPRLRELHIGDWEGLTWDEIQLRWPLEWQARLNDLVNIAPPGGENLQQMADRVRLVVAELLAKHPGEEIALVAHGGVNRVILLDAIGAPLTQMFHLEQSYGCYNIIDFFADGYTTVQLLNAAETET; this is encoded by the coding sequence ATGCTGAAAATGCGTCTTCATCTTATGCGTCACGGTCAGGTTGTCGGCTTTGAAGCCCGGCGCTATAACGGCCAGGCTGATGTGCCCCTGACCGCTTTAGGGATTGGGCAGACGCACGGTTATGCCGCAAGGGTCATGTCTGTCCCGCTGACTGCCGTTTACAGCAGCGACCTCTGTCGCTCAGCTTTTGGCGCAAACCTGATTGGGACCCAGCATCACCTGAACCCGGTCCAGGATCCGCGGTTGCGGGAATTGCATATCGGCGACTGGGAGGGCTTGACCTGGGATGAGATTCAGTTGCGCTGGCCGCTTGAATGGCAGGCGCGTCTCAATGACCTGGTCAATATTGCACCGCCGGGTGGCGAAAACTTGCAGCAGATGGCTGACAGGGTGCGCCTGGTCGTCGCTGAACTGCTCGCAAAACACCCGGGTGAAGAGATCGCGCTGGTCGCCCACGGTGGGGTCAACAGAGTGATTCTGCTTGATGCGATCGGTGCGCCGCTGACCCAGATGTTTCATCTTGAGCAGAGCTATGGCTGTTACAATATCATCGACTTTTTTGCTGACGGGTATACCACGGTGCAGCTGTTGAATGCGGCGGAGACTGAGACGTGA
- the cobS gene encoding adenosylcobinamide-GDP ribazoletransferase translates to MRACWDDFRLAISFLTVFPVGRDIKATPEMLGRSMGLFPAVGLLLGLGLCVANWMLQGLLPRAVLDCLLVLLLIAATGALHLDGVADLFDGLAGGKDRASMLEIMKDSRVGAIGVVGLVMVLLLKYLSLYHVPLEYKNAALIFMPAAGRWMQVCLCCYAPYVRSEGGTGSAFVENVGQPEFLRATATLIVASLVLFSVKGIFLVFLLGIATMLILRYFESRLGGVTGDVLGAVTEMVEVLVLLLVLATFGS, encoded by the coding sequence ATGAGGGCGTGCTGGGATGACTTCCGTCTGGCGATCTCCTTTCTGACCGTTTTCCCGGTCGGTCGGGATATCAAGGCCACTCCCGAAATGCTGGGACGCAGCATGGGCCTCTTCCCTGCGGTCGGGCTGCTGTTGGGGCTGGGTCTGTGTGTGGCCAACTGGATGCTACAGGGGCTGTTGCCGCGCGCCGTGCTCGACTGTCTGCTGGTCCTGCTGCTGATTGCGGCGACCGGCGCGCTGCACCTCGACGGCGTCGCCGATCTGTTTGACGGCCTGGCGGGTGGCAAGGATCGGGCCTCGATGCTCGAAATCATGAAAGACAGCCGGGTCGGAGCCATCGGCGTGGTCGGACTGGTGATGGTGCTGTTGCTCAAATATCTGAGCCTCTATCATGTGCCGCTGGAATATAAAAATGCCGCGCTGATCTTCATGCCGGCCGCTGGCCGCTGGATGCAGGTTTGTCTCTGCTGCTATGCCCCCTATGTCCGCTCCGAAGGCGGGACCGGCAGTGCCTTTGTCGAGAATGTCGGTCAGCCCGAGTTTTTACGCGCCACCGCCACCCTGATTGTCGCCTCGTTGGTCCTTTTTTCGGTCAAGGGGATCTTTCTCGTTTTTCTGCTCGGGATAGCTACCATGCTGATTCTGCGCTATTTCGAAAGTCGCCTCGGTGGGGTCACCGGTGATGTGCTCGGCGCGGTGACCGAAATGGTCGAGGTGCTGGTTCTACTGCTGGTGCTGGCGACCTTTGGAAGTTAA
- the cobT gene encoding nicotinate-nucleotide--dimethylbenzimidazole phosphoribosyltransferase has product MSDFNLQAVFARIQPISEEKLKTIQSRIDRQAKPQGSLGRLEELSRRYVAITGREDIRAKRIYTFAGDHGVAAEGVSAFPAEVTPQMVYNFIEGGAAVNALARHAGAEVRVVDMGVNHDFAGLSGLIDRKIAMGTGNIAIGPAMTREQALAALQAGVELAAQAKDDGVDLLGTGDMGIANTTPSSAIVAAFTGLTPFQVTHRGTGIDDAALGKKIKVINRALEINQPDPEDPIDVLAKVGGFEIAGIAGLVLGCAAEGLPVVVDGFISTAGALIASELHPHVRDYIFAAHQSVEIGHRHMLQRIGQQPLLDLNLRLGEGTGGALAMTLIEASLQVLREVRTFDDAGVSAGDDQ; this is encoded by the coding sequence ATGTCCGATTTTAATCTGCAAGCTGTCTTCGCGCGCATTCAGCCGATCAGCGAAGAGAAACTAAAAACCATTCAGTCGCGCATCGATCGTCAGGCCAAGCCCCAGGGTTCACTCGGGCGGCTTGAAGAGCTGAGCCGACGCTATGTTGCGATCACGGGTCGTGAAGATATTCGCGCCAAACGGATTTACACCTTCGCCGGCGACCACGGCGTTGCTGCCGAAGGGGTCAGCGCCTTTCCCGCGGAGGTGACGCCGCAGATGGTTTACAACTTCATCGAGGGTGGGGCGGCGGTAAATGCCCTGGCCCGTCACGCCGGTGCCGAAGTGCGGGTGGTCGACATGGGGGTTAATCATGACTTCGCCGGCCTTTCCGGACTGATTGACCGCAAGATCGCCATGGGGACCGGGAATATTGCTATTGGCCCGGCCATGACCCGTGAGCAGGCCCTGGCGGCATTGCAGGCGGGGGTTGAACTGGCCGCTCAGGCAAAGGACGATGGCGTTGATCTGCTCGGTACCGGCGACATGGGGATTGCTAATACCACCCCTTCTTCGGCGATCGTCGCGGCGTTCACCGGATTGACGCCGTTCCAGGTGACCCATCGCGGCACTGGCATTGATGATGCCGCCCTCGGCAAGAAGATTAAAGTGATCAACCGGGCGCTCGAGATCAATCAGCCCGATCCAGAGGATCCGATCGATGTTCTGGCCAAGGTTGGTGGCTTCGAAATCGCAGGGATCGCCGGATTGGTTCTGGGCTGCGCGGCCGAAGGCCTGCCTGTGGTGGTCGATGGTTTCATTTCGACTGCCGGCGCCCTGATTGCGTCGGAACTTCATCCGCATGTGCGCGACTATATCTTCGCCGCCCACCAGTCGGTCGAGATCGGGCATCGGCACATGCTGCAACGGATCGGTCAGCAACCGCTGCTCGATCTGAATCTGCGTCTCGGCGAGGGGACCGGTGGTGCCCTGGCCATGACCCTGATCGAAGCCAGCCTGCAGGTCCTGCGCGAGGTCCGGACCTTTGATGATGCGGGTGTTTCCGCCGGCGATGATCAATGA
- the cobU gene encoding bifunctional adenosylcobinamide kinase/adenosylcobinamide-phosphate guanylyltransferase: protein MGQMIFITGGARSGKSNFAQQLAEKHKGKLLYIAPAEAEDDEMLRRVRLHQETRGERWHLLEEPLWLADKLLESAPGKGAILLDCVTLWISNLFFHFEEKQGPILAEVDRFFELAWQLDEPLYLVSNELGSGIVPDNPLARHFRDLAGIVNQRLAAAADDAWLVVAGLPLKLK, encoded by the coding sequence ATGGGGCAGATGATCTTTATCACCGGTGGTGCGCGTAGTGGGAAAAGTAATTTTGCCCAGCAGTTGGCTGAGAAGCATAAGGGGAAACTGCTCTATATCGCTCCGGCCGAGGCAGAAGATGATGAGATGCTGCGCCGCGTGCGCCTGCACCAGGAGACGCGAGGTGAACGTTGGCACCTGCTGGAAGAACCACTCTGGCTGGCCGACAAACTCCTGGAGTCGGCCCCGGGCAAAGGGGCAATTTTGCTCGATTGCGTGACCCTGTGGATCAGCAATCTGTTCTTTCATTTTGAGGAGAAACAGGGCCCGATTCTCGCCGAGGTCGACCGTTTTTTCGAACTGGCCTGGCAGCTGGATGAGCCTTTGTATCTTGTCAGTAATGAATTGGGGAGCGGGATTGTACCTGACAATCCGCTGGCGCGACATTTTCGCGATCTGGCGGGAATTGTCAATCAACGCCTGGCCGCAGCGGCCGATGACGCCTGGCTGGTGGTCGCTGGTTTGCCGTTGAAATTGAAATAA
- a CDS encoding cob(I)yrinic acid a,c-diamide adenosyltransferase: protein MRDMTPVPFRQWGLFDWSVLVKRLLQIYTGSGKGKTTAATGLILRALGYNWRVLLVRFLKSAQPDSGEVRMLREMDGIDIIDAGLGGIYAAADSAAVATDVRKTFECAKKALALNYDLAVFDEFNGLFRKNYLPLTDALELLDNRPPSTELVLTGRYAPAELIERADLVTSMDAVRHPYAQGVAARKGIEF, encoded by the coding sequence ATGCGCGACATGACCCCGGTGCCTTTTCGGCAGTGGGGTCTTTTTGACTGGAGTGTCCTGGTGAAGCGTCTGCTGCAAATATATACCGGTTCGGGTAAGGGGAAAACGACGGCTGCCACCGGTCTGATTCTGCGGGCCCTGGGCTACAATTGGCGGGTGTTGCTGGTGCGTTTTCTCAAATCCGCCCAACCCGACAGTGGCGAAGTCCGGATGCTCCGCGAGATGGACGGGATTGATATTATTGATGCCGGGCTGGGCGGTATTTATGCCGCGGCTGATTCTGCAGCCGTCGCCACCGATGTGCGCAAAACTTTTGAGTGCGCTAAAAAAGCGCTCGCTCTTAATTATGATCTGGCTGTTTTCGACGAATTCAACGGGCTGTTCCGCAAAAACTACCTGCCCCTGACTGATGCGCTTGAACTGCTCGATAATCGCCCGCCATCGACCGAGTTAGTTCTCACTGGCCGTTATGCGCCAGCCGAGTTGATCGAGCGGGCCGATCTGGTGACATCGATGGACGCTGTGCGACACCCCTATGCACAGGGAGTTGCAGCGCGTAAGGGGATAGAGTTTTAA